Proteins encoded within one genomic window of Synechococcus sp. PCC 7335:
- a CDS encoding sulfotransferase domain-containing protein codes for MNSSAAAHLTNHSDQPIVVTEFPKSGGSWISSMLGEVLSLPNRDIYVQPGFDLFDIASHPWYSQADALDIPPQCVVKSHELPHSSLINFDATYIHLIRDGRDVAVSKWFFDQKFCVDNGIRTALPTNFYEYVIKTAAEWSSYVNSWLQQSVITVRYEDFLAAPVQSLGNLLAQMGYEERPLVTLEACVAKFSKKNFSASFDKTFKHNTFVRKGIAGDWVNHFNHHHVDGFKSVANDTLLLLEYESTSAWSI; via the coding sequence ATGAATTCATCCGCTGCAGCCCACCTGACAAACCACTCCGACCAACCCATCGTTGTCACTGAGTTTCCCAAATCTGGTGGCTCCTGGATTTCGTCAATGCTAGGTGAGGTGCTGTCTCTACCTAACAGAGATATTTATGTTCAGCCAGGGTTTGATTTGTTTGATATTGCATCTCACCCCTGGTATAGCCAGGCTGATGCACTAGATATTCCGCCACAGTGTGTAGTGAAAAGTCATGAGCTACCCCACTCATCCCTTATCAACTTCGATGCAACGTATATCCATTTGATCCGAGATGGTCGAGATGTGGCGGTCTCTAAATGGTTTTTTGATCAGAAGTTTTGTGTAGACAATGGCATTAGGACGGCTTTACCTACAAACTTTTACGAGTATGTGATAAAGACGGCTGCTGAGTGGTCAAGCTATGTCAATTCCTGGCTTCAACAGTCGGTGATTACGGTTCGGTACGAGGACTTCTTGGCTGCGCCGGTTCAAAGCTTAGGAAATTTGTTGGCCCAGATGGGGTATGAAGAACGTCCTTTGGTCACGCTAGAAGCCTGCGTTGCTAAATTTAGTAAAAAAAACTTCTCAGCATCTTTTGATAAAACGTTTAAACACAATACGTTCGTGCGCAAGGGTATTGCAGGTGACTGGGTTAATCACTTTAATCATCACCATGTCGACGGGTTTAAGTCCGTTGCCAATGATACTTTATTGTTATTAGAGTATGAGTCCACGTCAGCGTGGTCTATCTAA
- a CDS encoding glycosyltransferase family 1 protein, whose product MSALLVNLSVLLARPTGISVYARNLLPALKALDPVLLASRAISEFECQTIPYGISPGFGNWGHLKRLFWLQKDIPPYARELGAQQGGSLLWSPSPEAPLYTDCRFVVTAHDTIPLRFSKDFSAPLVGYFRHYVRRVLAQAEHVFCNSVSTARDVAEFYGVPERKLTSIPLAYDKKRFRPYQAAARMPASHYFIYVGRQNTYKNLARLISAFHRVHQVHPDLELWLVGPKDRRYTPALVAQTQFLAIAHQVHFLDYVADDQLPKLLSEAIALTFPSLWEGFGLPVLEAMACGTPVITSNLSSLPEVVGDAALLIDPYNVDELADAMKIVATDTQLRQKLSQAGLDRAKHFSWEATGQQTVEVLQQFL is encoded by the coding sequence GTGTCTGCACTATTAGTCAATCTATCAGTCTTGCTAGCTCGGCCCACCGGGATAAGCGTCTATGCTCGAAATCTGCTGCCGGCATTAAAAGCTTTAGACCCGGTGCTCTTAGCCAGCCGTGCTATCTCAGAGTTTGAGTGCCAAACTATTCCCTATGGAATATCGCCTGGGTTTGGCAACTGGGGACATCTCAAACGCTTGTTTTGGCTACAAAAAGACATTCCTCCCTATGCGCGAGAGTTGGGCGCTCAGCAGGGTGGCAGCTTATTATGGTCACCTTCACCAGAGGCACCGTTGTACACGGACTGTCGCTTCGTGGTTACGGCCCACGACACCATTCCACTCAGATTTTCAAAGGACTTTTCGGCCCCGTTGGTAGGCTATTTTCGACATTACGTTCGCCGTGTGCTAGCCCAGGCAGAGCACGTCTTTTGCAATTCTGTATCAACCGCTCGTGACGTTGCAGAGTTCTATGGCGTGCCTGAGCGTAAGCTCACCTCCATTCCGCTGGCTTATGACAAGAAAAGGTTTCGACCCTATCAAGCGGCCGCTAGGATGCCAGCCAGCCACTATTTTATATATGTAGGTCGGCAGAACACCTACAAAAACCTAGCTAGATTGATATCGGCATTTCACCGGGTGCATCAGGTTCATCCTGACCTCGAGCTATGGCTGGTAGGGCCTAAAGACCGGCGCTATACTCCTGCCCTAGTCGCGCAGACCCAGTTCCTAGCAATAGCCCATCAGGTCCATTTCTTAGACTACGTTGCCGACGATCAGTTGCCAAAGCTTTTGAGCGAGGCGATCGCACTTACCTTTCCCAGCCTGTGGGAAGGCTTTGGACTTCCAGTCTTAGAAGCTATGGCCTGCGGTACCCCGGTCATCACCTCCAACCTGTCCTCCTTGCCTGAAGTTGTTGGCGACGCCGCTCTGTTGATCGATCCGTATAATGTCGATGAGCTGGCCGATGCGATGAAGATCGTGGCCACCGATACTCAGCTCAGACAAAAGCTCAGCCAAGCTGGCTTAGATAGGGCTAAGCACTTTAGCTGGGAAGCCACTGGCCAACAAACTGTCGAAGTGCTGCAACAATTCCTGTAG
- a CDS encoding ABC transporter permease gives MKTTRQFWQPLAKLKFLLPLTSKQWAHLDLLKTLVQRDMNARYKGSILGNLWPLTKQIAQLLIYTYVFAIVLQVKLSMKGISSDNSFVFGLWLFAGLLPWLAFSGGLIQASTSLVRQPNLIKKVVFPLSLLPLVPVLSSFLESTFGLVALITFSGFFVSHTLHPTVLLLPLAWIPQLLITAGLSYFAAGLTVFIRDIPQTLGVLLNLWFYATPLIYPVDMVPAALRPWVFWLNPLTAISQMYRDTILVGSVTHWAEWGVATAISVIISVTGFSCYKKLRPAFADVL, from the coding sequence ATGAAAACGACTCGTCAGTTTTGGCAACCGTTGGCTAAGTTGAAATTCTTATTGCCTTTAACCAGCAAGCAGTGGGCTCACTTAGATTTGCTTAAAACGCTGGTTCAGCGAGATATGAATGCCCGCTACAAAGGTTCTATTCTCGGTAACTTGTGGCCGCTGACCAAGCAGATAGCTCAACTGCTCATTTACACCTATGTCTTCGCCATCGTGCTTCAAGTAAAGCTAAGTATGAAAGGTATTTCCTCAGATAATTCTTTTGTCTTTGGCCTATGGCTCTTTGCAGGACTCCTCCCTTGGTTGGCCTTTAGTGGAGGGTTGATTCAGGCTTCTACCTCGTTGGTGCGGCAGCCTAACCTGATCAAGAAAGTCGTATTTCCCTTGAGCTTACTTCCACTAGTCCCTGTGCTGTCTAGTTTTTTGGAAAGTACCTTTGGCTTGGTGGCGTTAATTACCTTCTCGGGTTTTTTCGTCAGTCATACGCTACACCCAACGGTTTTGCTACTGCCTTTGGCGTGGATTCCTCAACTCTTGATCACCGCCGGATTGAGCTATTTCGCAGCTGGGCTGACTGTGTTTATTCGCGATATTCCGCAAACGCTGGGCGTACTGCTTAATCTATGGTTTTATGCCACCCCATTGATCTATCCAGTGGATATGGTGCCAGCCGCCTTGCGCCCGTGGGTATTTTGGCTTAACCCGCTTACGGCTATTAGCCAAATGTATCGGGATACGATTTTAGTAGGTAGCGTCACCCACTGGGCTGAATGGGGCGTAGCCACCGCTATCTCTGTGATCATATCTGTCACTGGCTTTAGCTGCTACAAAAAGCTGCGTCCTGCGTTTGCAGATGTGCTGTAG
- a CDS encoding class I SAM-dependent methyltransferase: MIGNKLKPLEPSDVLAGYDAVCQLYAYIPPLSHWRAWEYAAYRGFKLEGKVLDLGCGNGRYFNLLWPKVKDAVGVDIDAGAAARGKESGIYQAVHVTLAHKIPEADATFDYVFANCSLEHMDDIQLVLAESYRCLKPGGKILCSVVTDRYLQWALLENLVVMAGFDQAAADLKRKFLDFHHVVNPLSVTAWEEQFLQAGFQLDVHIPIVPKYNSGIFMLMDQLWHVERPDGGEIGNKIFPFLSKNPKFPAAFRKVLDGLLAMETDWEDCSGAVFQFRKPV, encoded by the coding sequence ATGATAGGAAACAAACTGAAGCCCTTAGAACCGTCGGATGTACTAGCTGGCTATGATGCTGTTTGTCAGCTCTATGCCTACATTCCGCCGCTAAGCCACTGGCGAGCGTGGGAATATGCCGCATATAGGGGATTTAAACTCGAGGGTAAGGTACTGGACTTAGGCTGTGGTAATGGTCGATATTTCAATCTTTTGTGGCCGAAGGTGAAAGATGCTGTAGGGGTAGATATTGATGCTGGGGCGGCAGCTCGAGGGAAAGAGAGTGGCATTTACCAGGCTGTTCATGTCACCCTTGCTCATAAGATTCCTGAGGCTGATGCGACCTTTGATTATGTTTTTGCCAACTGTTCTTTAGAGCATATGGATGATATTCAGCTGGTTTTGGCTGAGTCTTATCGATGCTTAAAGCCAGGAGGAAAGATTCTGTGTAGCGTAGTGACAGATCGGTACTTGCAGTGGGCGCTACTGGAAAATTTGGTGGTAATGGCCGGCTTTGATCAAGCCGCAGCAGATTTGAAGCGAAAGTTCTTAGACTTTCACCACGTGGTTAATCCGCTCTCGGTCACGGCTTGGGAAGAGCAGTTCTTACAAGCTGGATTTCAGCTAGATGTGCATATTCCAATTGTGCCGAAATACAACAGTGGCATCTTCATGTTGATGGATCAGCTCTGGCATGTGGAGCGTCCAGACGGAGGTGAAATTGGTAACAAGATTTTTCCATTTCTTTCAAAGAATCCTAAGTTTCCAGCAGCGTTTCGTAAGGTGCTAGATGGTTTGCTCGCCATGGAGACCGATTGGGAAGACTGTAGCGGTGCGGTTTTCCAGTTCAGAAAGCCGGTCTGA
- a CDS encoding sulfotransferase domain-containing protein, whose translation MRASKRILKGEPPEPTVFHITHWKAGSQWIYGMLRALVPERVVTPELYVSHFFKKPLSPGGVYPTLYLTRDQFLSIETPKNSRRFVIVRDLRDTLVSGYFSIRYSHPLLDGTLALWRAKLNTLTVEEGLLFLMDEWLPKSANIQSSWVNSEEQIIRYEDLLSQDLTILESLLIDHCGLNISTENIKCVVEKNRFKRLSAGRKNGEEDLLSHRRKGVAGDWKNHFTSLVTERFESRYGKLLTTMGYERITL comes from the coding sequence GTGAGAGCTTCAAAACGTATCTTGAAAGGTGAACCGCCAGAACCCACGGTATTTCACATTACGCATTGGAAAGCTGGCTCTCAGTGGATATATGGCATGCTACGAGCACTAGTCCCTGAGCGAGTAGTCACCCCAGAACTATACGTCAGCCATTTTTTTAAAAAACCGCTTAGCCCGGGCGGCGTTTATCCGACACTGTATCTAACTAGAGATCAGTTTTTGTCTATAGAGACGCCTAAAAATAGTCGTAGGTTTGTAATCGTTAGAGACTTGAGAGATACCCTAGTCTCAGGATATTTTAGTATTCGCTATAGCCATCCGCTGCTTGATGGTACGCTAGCGCTTTGGCGCGCCAAGTTGAATACACTGACTGTAGAAGAGGGCCTTTTATTTTTGATGGATGAATGGCTACCAAAGTCTGCCAATATTCAATCTTCCTGGGTAAATTCTGAAGAACAAATTATTCGGTATGAAGATCTGCTGAGTCAGGACCTGACCATTTTAGAAAGTCTTTTAATCGATCATTGTGGCTTGAACATATCTACCGAGAATATTAAGTGTGTGGTAGAAAAAAACAGATTTAAACGGCTGAGCGCAGGTCGAAAAAATGGAGAAGAAGATCTGCTATCTCATCGGCGCAAGGGCGTTGCCGGCGACTGGAAAAATCACTTTACTTCTCTAGTAACAGAAAGGTTTGAATCTCGCTATGGCAAGCTTTTGACAACAATGGGATATGAGAGAATAACCTTATGA
- a CDS encoding class I SAM-dependent methyltransferase — MLNCWCGNTDLSVFSDDYAKCSACETLVSRLDPPMAQETVSDDETDFYGKQYWLGHQQQELGYPDIYARARSDLKERNIHWLKALLKYSLPPDKILELGCGHGSFVALMSQAGYDVAGVEMSPWVVEFGRKTFEVPILVGPVEDLEIAPQSLDVIVLMDVLEHLSNPLATIERCLPLLKPSGFLLIQTPEFQSTMRYEALVAQGDPFLSLLEPREHLYLFSRQSVTQLLHQLDVKHLYFEPAIFSHYDMFLVAAKTPLVIHSVETGSAALQKTVGGRMALSMIDLRDIQLECQRKLEIADADRTARLKQVHILTDQLEQQRLAQQELAQRLEQQQLEQQKLQQQRLEQQRLEQKVEQRLEQQQLQQQRLEQKVEQRLEQQRLEQQQKLQQQKLQQQQLQQQWLEQQKLQQQKLQQQWLEQQKLQQQKLQQQKLEQQRQQQQKLEQQRQQQQKLQQQWLDQRLDQRLEQQRLEQQKLEQSLAQQRLVQQRLDQRLEQQRLEQQKTFFNRVKKVVKRLVGKS; from the coding sequence ATGCTCAACTGTTGGTGCGGCAATACTGATTTATCTGTGTTTAGTGATGACTACGCAAAGTGCTCTGCCTGTGAAACATTAGTCTCGCGTTTGGACCCACCGATGGCACAAGAAACGGTGAGTGATGATGAGACAGACTTTTATGGTAAGCAGTACTGGCTAGGTCACCAGCAGCAAGAGTTGGGCTATCCCGATATCTACGCGCGCGCGCGCAGCGACCTAAAAGAACGAAATATTCACTGGCTAAAGGCGCTGTTGAAGTATAGTTTGCCACCGGATAAAATTCTGGAGCTGGGCTGTGGTCATGGCAGTTTTGTGGCTCTGATGAGTCAGGCCGGATATGACGTGGCTGGGGTAGAAATGAGCCCTTGGGTGGTAGAATTCGGTCGGAAAACGTTTGAGGTGCCCATTTTAGTGGGGCCGGTGGAAGATTTAGAGATTGCGCCTCAGAGCTTGGATGTGATTGTACTCATGGATGTTCTAGAACATCTCAGTAATCCGCTTGCTACTATAGAGCGCTGCTTGCCCCTACTCAAGCCTAGTGGATTCTTGCTTATACAAACTCCCGAATTTCAATCGACGATGCGCTACGAAGCCTTAGTCGCCCAAGGCGATCCGTTCTTGAGCCTATTAGAGCCCAGAGAGCACCTGTATCTTTTTAGTCGTCAGTCTGTGACACAGCTTTTGCATCAGTTGGATGTCAAACATCTCTATTTTGAGCCTGCTATTTTTAGTCATTACGATATGTTTTTGGTAGCTGCTAAAACGCCACTGGTGATACATAGCGTTGAGACTGGATCTGCTGCCCTACAAAAGACTGTCGGAGGTCGCATGGCGCTGTCCATGATAGATTTGCGAGACATTCAGCTCGAATGCCAGCGTAAGCTCGAGATTGCTGATGCGGATAGGACCGCACGTTTGAAGCAAGTTCATATTTTAACTGACCAGCTAGAGCAGCAACGGCTAGCGCAACAAGAGCTAGCGCAACGGCTAGAGCAGCAGCAGCTAGAGCAGCAAAAGCTACAACAGCAAAGGCTAGAGCAGCAGCGGCTAGAGCAGAAGGTAGAGCAGCGGCTAGAGCAACAACAGCTACAGCAGCAACGGCTGGAGCAGAAGGTAGAGCAACGGCTAGAGCAGCAACGGCTAGAGCAGCAGCAGAAGTTACAGCAGCAAAAGTTACAGCAGCAGCAGCTACAGCAGCAATGGTTAGAGCAGCAAAAGTTACAGCAGCAAAAGCTACAGCAGCAATGGCTAGAGCAGCAGAAGCTGCAGCAGCAGAAGCTGCAGCAGCAGAAGCTAGAGCAGCAGAGGCAACAGCAGCAGAAGCTAGAGCAGCAAAGGCAACAGCAGCAAAAGCTACAGCAGCAATGGCTAGACCAAAGGTTAGACCAAAGGCTAGAGCAGCAAAGACTAGAACAACAAAAGCTAGAGCAAAGCTTAGCGCAACAAAGGTTGGTGCAACAGAGGTTAGACCAAAGGCTAGAGCAGCAAAGACTAGAGCAACAAAAGACTTTTTTTAACAGGGTAAAGAAGGTAGTGAAGCGGCTAGTAGGAAAATCATGA
- a CDS encoding glycosyltransferase family 1 protein has product MIGASRRIRVAVDLTPLRGGGENGGAKTLVITLLQEFARYRTDDFEYLLIAEPWNYEELKNYQSDNIVCQLKSEIYGGGTQSSSKGALPSSTLRGKTKPGAALSTAKLKGRVVRFAKRVIAKLAYFIDKVASKVLNTQNPVSNLFDRLVRTTSARTRSGILQGKHRVDLLFCPFSAPTLAEHGLPLVAIGYDFQHFDLPFFFDDIERAHRTRFLNALNYQSQKIICISDFTRQSFIKHLNTPLDKLTAIPICIHERLEKKSDAYVESVLASQGLQRDCYLFFPANFWPHKNHSLLLAAYSIYQQKFTDQALDLVFTGALQSSQETLESLVHKMGLSGRIHFLGFLNQDELIAIWQGTKGLIFPSLYEGFGIPVLEAFWFDKPVACSNIGSLPEVGGDAVIYFNPRKPEAVAKAMGQLAHDQDACSRLQVLAKDRLQHFKKQRMTSEYLSVFEAVIAKK; this is encoded by the coding sequence ATGATAGGTGCCTCGCGTAGGATAAGAGTTGCAGTTGATCTAACGCCGCTGAGAGGAGGTGGAGAGAACGGTGGCGCGAAAACATTGGTAATAACGCTGCTCCAAGAATTTGCTCGCTATCGTACGGATGATTTTGAGTATCTGCTAATTGCTGAGCCTTGGAATTATGAGGAGCTGAAGAACTATCAGTCCGATAATATTGTTTGCCAACTTAAAAGTGAGATTTATGGGGGGGGGACACAATCTTCCTCGAAAGGGGCTTTGCCATCGTCAACGCTCCGAGGAAAGACAAAGCCAGGTGCTGCGTTGTCCACGGCAAAGCTCAAGGGCCGAGTTGTCCGCTTCGCAAAAAGAGTGATAGCTAAGCTGGCTTACTTTATAGATAAGGTGGCTAGTAAGGTGCTGAACACCCAAAACCCAGTGAGCAATCTGTTCGATAGGCTAGTACGCACGACCAGCGCACGAACTAGATCTGGAATATTGCAGGGAAAGCACCGTGTAGATCTTTTGTTCTGTCCGTTTTCTGCGCCTACGCTAGCTGAACATGGGCTGCCTTTAGTCGCGATTGGCTACGACTTTCAGCATTTTGATTTGCCCTTCTTTTTTGACGACATCGAACGTGCCCACCGCACCCGGTTTCTCAATGCACTGAACTATCAATCTCAAAAAATAATCTGCATTTCTGACTTCACGCGTCAGTCGTTCATCAAGCATCTCAATACACCCCTTGATAAGTTGACCGCTATTCCTATTTGCATCCATGAGCGGTTAGAGAAGAAATCGGATGCCTATGTAGAATCAGTTTTAGCCTCACAGGGCCTGCAGCGCGATTGCTATCTGTTCTTCCCAGCTAACTTCTGGCCACACAAAAATCATTCACTACTGCTTGCGGCCTACTCAATCTATCAGCAAAAATTTACAGATCAGGCGCTAGATTTGGTCTTTACTGGGGCCTTGCAGTCATCACAAGAAACATTGGAATCGCTAGTCCATAAGATGGGCCTCTCGGGCCGCATTCATTTTCTGGGGTTCTTAAACCAAGACGAACTGATTGCAATTTGGCAGGGGACAAAAGGGTTGATTTTCCCGTCTCTATACGAAGGATTCGGCATTCCAGTACTAGAAGCTTTTTGGTTTGACAAGCCGGTAGCCTGTAGTAACATCGGTAGCCTACCGGAAGTAGGTGGCGATGCGGTAATCTACTTTAATCCTCGCAAACCTGAGGCGGTGGCTAAGGCAATGGGCCAGTTAGCGCATGATCAGGATGCCTGTTCTCGGCTACAGGTTTTGGCGAAAGACCGGCTTCAGCACTTTAAGAAGCAGCGGATGACATCTGAGTATTTGTCTGTTTTCGAAGCCGTAATTGCTAAGAAATAA
- a CDS encoding ABC transporter ATP-binding protein: MADDIVISLKNVSKVFKQYPRPVDRLKEVFLPGRQKTPEFWALQDINVDVFKGETFGIIGRNGAGKSTLLQIIAGTLQPTTGETMVSSRVAALLELGSGFNPNFTGHQNIFFNGRILGLTQADIESRYDKILAFADIGDFIHKPVRTYSSGMFVRLAFAVQANIDADIVIIDEALSVGDVFFRQKCYARLEYLRSQGAAILLVSHSMGDVQQLCQRAILLNKGVQTFLGSSSEAVKLYYLLHQSDGTALQTASEANGAKVDRAEANGAGANKPKADESPEKSAEPLPLKKRYAHKISAAAWLDISQTPQTSNGQATCLGVALCRADGQPCNIFRQGDRAIICYTFVLNSPLDVPIFGLVLKNERGIIVHGKNSWQRLDSEVPTQLAAGDELLCQQEIDLNLEPGDYTFDLGLASVPIDIWQNRDQVSHQQVSVSRTRLCHLTDVSTFSITLALHDQVERLTHYGVANLPGTLALSHFPQSLAAKSSTGREL; encoded by the coding sequence ATGGCTGACGATATTGTCATTTCATTAAAGAACGTCTCCAAGGTCTTTAAGCAATATCCCAGGCCGGTAGATCGCCTGAAAGAGGTTTTCTTACCAGGGCGACAAAAAACACCCGAATTCTGGGCTCTGCAAGATATCAATGTAGATGTCTTTAAAGGGGAAACGTTTGGCATTATTGGCCGCAATGGGGCCGGAAAAAGTACGCTGCTGCAAATTATTGCTGGTACGCTGCAGCCCACGACTGGGGAGACAATGGTTAGCAGTAGAGTGGCTGCTTTGCTAGAGCTAGGCAGCGGGTTCAACCCTAATTTTACCGGGCATCAAAATATTTTTTTCAATGGGCGAATTTTAGGTCTTACCCAGGCCGATATAGAATCACGCTACGACAAAATACTAGCGTTCGCGGACATTGGTGACTTTATTCACAAGCCTGTAAGAACCTACTCCAGCGGCATGTTTGTCCGGCTGGCCTTTGCGGTGCAGGCTAATATCGATGCCGACATTGTCATTATTGACGAAGCGCTCTCTGTGGGCGACGTTTTTTTTCGACAAAAGTGCTACGCTCGGCTCGAATATTTGAGAAGCCAGGGCGCTGCTATCTTGTTGGTGTCACATTCAATGGGTGATGTCCAGCAACTTTGTCAGCGGGCAATTTTATTGAACAAAGGCGTTCAGACGTTTTTAGGATCTTCCTCTGAAGCGGTTAAGCTTTACTACTTGCTGCATCAGTCCGATGGCACTGCCCTTCAGACGGCTTCAGAAGCGAATGGAGCTAAGGTGGATAGAGCAGAGGCAAATGGAGCAGGGGCAAATAAACCAAAGGCGGATGAATCGCCAGAAAAGAGCGCAGAACCTTTGCCCTTAAAAAAACGCTACGCCCACAAGATATCAGCAGCGGCCTGGCTAGATATTTCACAAACGCCTCAAACGAGCAATGGGCAAGCGACCTGTTTGGGAGTGGCGTTGTGCCGAGCAGACGGCCAGCCCTGCAATATTTTTCGACAGGGCGATCGCGCTATCATCTGCTACACATTTGTGCTCAACAGCCCGCTTGACGTCCCCATCTTTGGTCTTGTGCTAAAAAACGAGCGCGGAATCATTGTGCATGGGAAAAACAGCTGGCAGCGTCTAGATAGTGAGGTGCCCACTCAACTAGCTGCTGGGGACGAGTTACTCTGCCAACAGGAAATTGATCTCAATCTGGAGCCCGGTGACTATACTTTTGATCTAGGCTTAGCCTCAGTTCCGATAGATATTTGGCAAAACAGAGATCAAGTTTCTCACCAGCAGGTATCGGTGAGTCGAACCCGGCTGTGTCATCTAACAGACGTGAGTACTTTTTCGATCACCCTGGCGCTGCATGATCAGGTTGAGCGGTTAACGCACTATGGTGTAGCTAATTTACCTGGTACGCTTGCTTTGAGTCACTTCCCTCAGTCACTGGCTGCAAAATCATCCACTGGAAGAGAATTGTGA
- a CDS encoding glycosyltransferase family 2 protein, translated as MSLTFSVITPSYNQGQFIERTIQSVLAQEAVTIDYMVCDGGSTDSTVDILKQYQDKLRWVSEADDGQADAVNKGIAATNGEIIAWINSDDIYYANAFQKVSQLFATYPDIQVVYGNANNIDLADSVIEPYPTEKWNYKRLKETCFISQPATFFRRRLVERLGNLNASLQFCMDYELWLRYGQHTNFYYLSDMLAGSRIYGDTKTLGQRAAVHYEINEMLKEKFSISPEKWVLAYASIVAAEQVESVRKDSPLPILQSKQVNTFLAESFRGYLRWRSLRVSWPTLLVILRMIALAAYRYVNTHLLKKAKF; from the coding sequence ATGAGTCTTACGTTTAGTGTAATTACGCCTTCATACAATCAAGGCCAGTTTATTGAGCGAACTATCCAAAGTGTTTTGGCGCAAGAAGCAGTGACGATAGATTATATGGTGTGTGATGGTGGCAGTACCGATAGCACAGTAGATATTCTGAAGCAATATCAGGACAAACTACGATGGGTAAGTGAGGCCGATGATGGACAGGCCGACGCCGTTAACAAAGGCATAGCAGCAACTAACGGTGAAATCATCGCCTGGATTAATTCCGATGATATCTACTACGCGAATGCATTCCAAAAAGTAAGCCAGTTGTTTGCTACCTATCCTGATATTCAGGTGGTTTACGGCAATGCGAATAATATTGATTTGGCAGACAGTGTGATCGAGCCATACCCTACTGAAAAATGGAACTACAAGCGACTAAAAGAGACCTGTTTTATTTCTCAGCCTGCGACTTTTTTTAGACGCCGTTTAGTAGAAAGGTTAGGGAACCTTAACGCCAGCCTACAATTTTGTATGGATTATGAGCTGTGGTTGCGATATGGTCAGCATACCAACTTCTACTATCTTTCCGACATGCTAGCGGGCTCACGTATTTATGGAGATACCAAAACGCTAGGACAGCGAGCGGCCGTTCATTACGAAATCAACGAGATGCTCAAAGAGAAATTTTCAATCTCACCAGAGAAATGGGTACTTGCCTACGCATCGATCGTTGCAGCAGAGCAGGTTGAGTCCGTGCGTAAAGATTCTCCTCTACCGATACTCCAATCTAAGCAAGTCAATACTTTCTTGGCAGAATCGTTTCGCGGCTATCTACGCTGGCGTAGCTTGCGTGTCTCGTGGCCTACACTACTAGTGATTTTACGGATGATAGCGTTAGCTGCCTATCGCTACGTTAATACGCATCTACTTAAGAAAGCAAAATTTTGA